In a genomic window of [Empedobacter] haloabium:
- a CDS encoding pilus assembly protein has translation MRPDRRHCRQRGAVVIELALVLGVFLLLAFSTIEVARLMYVFNTAQEITRRAARAAALTDFSTDTAMAALRSHALFRTGAGPLPLVSNLTTDNVRIEYLSMDASGALVPLATLPACPLQNVVNCTENPNGAACIRFVRASICASGGSGCTPLPYRTLTGFGPGMAQLTVPTAVTVVKAESLGFRPGMTCL, from the coding sequence ATGCGCCCTGACCGCCGCCATTGCCGCCAGCGCGGCGCCGTCGTCATCGAACTGGCCCTGGTGTTGGGTGTGTTCCTGCTGCTGGCGTTTAGCACGATCGAGGTCGCCCGCCTGATGTACGTGTTCAATACGGCGCAGGAGATCACCCGCCGTGCCGCGCGGGCGGCCGCGTTGACCGATTTTTCGACGGACACCGCGATGGCGGCGCTGCGCAGCCACGCGCTGTTCCGTACCGGCGCCGGCCCCCTGCCGCTCGTGTCGAACCTGACCACCGACAACGTGCGCATCGAATACCTGTCGATGGACGCCAGCGGCGCGCTGGTGCCGCTGGCGACACTGCCGGCCTGCCCGCTGCAAAACGTCGTGAACTGCACGGAAAACCCGAACGGCGCCGCCTGCATCCGCTTCGTGCGCGCCAGTATCTGCGCCAGCGGCGGCAGCGGCTGCACGCCGCTGCCGTACCGCACCCTGACGGGCTTCGGGCCCGGCATGGCGCAGCTGACCGTGCCGACCGCCGTCACGGTCGTGAAAGCGGAATCGCTCGGCTTCCGGCCGGGCATGACCTGCCTGTGA
- a CDS encoding pilus assembly protein, giving the protein MNARRKERGVAAVEAALLMSLTALLLLPGMLYVGRMTWHATALHKAVYGASRIIAALPQEAMVQYGASARLNADADAYVRQAARDAGIDMPPATGMTGVRCDNVNCGAWLPQDVTVDAAVHFSSTLRAPGWYELATPNVNMAVHYTVSYAP; this is encoded by the coding sequence ATGAATGCGCGCCGCAAGGAACGCGGGGTCGCGGCGGTCGAAGCGGCCCTGCTGATGAGCTTGACGGCCTTGTTGCTGCTGCCGGGCATGCTGTACGTGGGCCGCATGACCTGGCATGCGACCGCGCTGCACAAGGCCGTCTACGGCGCCAGCCGGATCATCGCCGCGCTGCCGCAGGAGGCGATGGTGCAGTACGGCGCCAGCGCACGCCTGAACGCCGATGCCGACGCCTATGTGCGCCAGGCCGCGCGCGATGCCGGAATCGACATGCCGCCCGCGACCGGCATGACCGGGGTCCGCTGCGACAACGTCAACTGCGGCGCCTGGCTGCCGCAGGACGTGACCGTCGACGCGGCGGTGCATTTCTCGTCCACGCTGCGTGCGCCTGGCTGGTACGAACTGGCGACACCGAACGTCAACATGGCGGTCCACTATACGGTGAGCTATGCGCCCTGA
- a CDS encoding pilus assembly protein TadG-related protein, whose translation MNTPSHRQRGAIALMYALLLPVMIGCVGLALDLGLLYLRTTQLQNAADSIAIAAAVKLDGTSTGIAQAVLRASQIARSLNINLATPLEWRSAALRFGPTPDGADWRSASAAAGDAANMRYVRVDLADLDEQMNVMRPVLMGVVGGSIAVDVAPVAVAGPTALRVAPLAICALSTSASATRSNAGSPGVTETVRYGLRPGIGYNLLDLNPNGVTPLYYLFDPVHPPTSGSHAGATVSFDDNTVAPFMCSGTLAYTAIGSGFPYLRRPASFDFWRQLNSRFGQVPVCNLASAPPDTNVREYVGENANWMTTRPVRAYAQRTTVGGKLRTIADLPWTAATVNTPDADYGTRWAYNVPRGQSAGNFASLYPSTPANSVSMPLDAPYVTPGYVTAPTQPGRPNRRLLHVPLLNCPASGGAEPNVLAIGRFLLTAPASATEIPAEFVGVVSEAALGTAIGLYR comes from the coding sequence ATGAACACGCCAAGCCACCGCCAGCGCGGCGCCATCGCGTTGATGTACGCGCTGCTGCTGCCCGTGATGATCGGCTGCGTGGGCCTGGCGCTCGACCTTGGCCTGCTGTACCTGCGCACGACGCAGTTGCAGAACGCGGCCGACAGCATCGCCATCGCGGCCGCCGTCAAGCTGGACGGAACCAGCACCGGCATCGCGCAGGCCGTGCTGCGCGCCAGCCAGATCGCCCGTTCGCTGAACATCAACCTCGCCACGCCGCTGGAGTGGCGCAGCGCCGCGTTGCGCTTCGGCCCGACCCCGGATGGCGCCGACTGGCGCAGCGCCAGCGCGGCAGCGGGCGACGCGGCCAATATGCGCTATGTGCGCGTCGACCTGGCCGACCTGGACGAGCAGATGAACGTGATGCGTCCGGTGCTGATGGGCGTGGTCGGGGGAAGCATCGCGGTGGACGTGGCGCCCGTGGCGGTGGCCGGACCGACCGCGCTGCGGGTCGCGCCGCTGGCGATCTGCGCGTTGAGCACCAGCGCTTCGGCGACGCGCAGCAATGCCGGTAGCCCCGGCGTTACCGAGACCGTGCGCTACGGCCTGCGCCCAGGCATCGGCTACAACCTGCTGGACCTGAATCCGAACGGCGTCACGCCGCTGTACTACCTGTTCGATCCGGTACATCCGCCCACGAGCGGCTCGCACGCCGGCGCCACGGTCTCGTTCGACGACAATACCGTGGCGCCATTCATGTGCAGCGGGACGCTCGCGTACACCGCCATCGGCAGCGGATTCCCCTACCTGCGCAGGCCAGCCTCGTTCGACTTCTGGCGCCAGCTCAATTCCCGCTTCGGCCAGGTCCCGGTCTGCAACCTCGCCAGCGCGCCACCGGATACCAATGTGCGCGAGTACGTCGGCGAGAATGCCAACTGGATGACCACTCGCCCGGTGCGTGCCTACGCCCAGCGCACGACGGTCGGCGGCAAGCTCCGCACCATCGCCGACCTGCCGTGGACCGCCGCGACGGTGAATACGCCCGATGCGGACTACGGCACGCGCTGGGCGTACAACGTGCCGCGCGGCCAGAGCGCCGGCAATTTTGCCAGCTTGTATCCGTCCACGCCGGCCAACTCGGTATCGATGCCGCTGGACGCGCCCTACGTAACGCCCGGCTATGTCACCGCACCGACGCAGCCGGGGCGCCCGAACCGGCGGCTGCTGCATGTGCCGCTGCTGAACTGCCCCGCCAGCGGCGGCGCCGAGCCGAACGTGCTTGCCATCGGCCGCTTCCTGCTGACCGCGCCGGCCAGCGCGACCGAGATACCGGCGGAATTCGTGGGTGTCGTCAGCGAGGCGGCGCTGGGCACCGCGATAGGACTGTACCGATGA
- a CDS encoding type II and III secretion system protein family protein, with protein MMPSTTRRLVLLVACACQYVLAAPPEQAPPGADAARAAAAARASATRADGPRCSGAPAAPGQLALQLGKSTLMRLPEPIVSRAVGNPAVLQAMLVAPATLYLVGAEVGSTNMIVQGRSGACSVIDVVVGMDTAGLQAALAALLPEEKNIRVSAAADALVLSGTVENSATLTQVLELAQAFVRAPAKALTGADNAQAAGASSGTRVVNLLGISAPQQVMLEVKIAEVSKTLLDKLEGAAAFRPLGGEWAGGVAANFLSATARGSFALAKALDKYVRLDAENQNGLVRILAEPTVMAVSGQEGSFLAGGTIFIPVAQDNNKVTLEEKEFGVGLRFTPTVLAGGRINLAVAPEVSELAQEGVGLSTGSVSGKAIMPLLTTRRATTTVQLYDGQSFAIGGLIRDNQTSNINAMPMLGELPILGALFRSTDFQRARTELLFVVTAHLVKPLPPPPHALPTDAVRPASGAELHLLGRMEAPAPPAPPVQSSGFQLK; from the coding sequence ATGATGCCTTCGACGACCCGCCGCCTGGTTTTATTGGTTGCCTGCGCCTGCCAGTACGTGCTGGCGGCGCCACCGGAGCAGGCACCGCCCGGCGCCGACGCGGCCAGGGCGGCGGCCGCTGCGCGCGCCAGCGCCACCCGGGCGGACGGTCCGCGCTGCAGTGGCGCCCCGGCCGCGCCGGGCCAGCTGGCGCTGCAACTGGGGAAATCCACGTTGATGCGCCTGCCCGAACCCATCGTCAGCCGCGCCGTCGGCAATCCCGCCGTGCTGCAGGCGATGCTGGTGGCGCCCGCGACCTTGTACCTGGTCGGCGCCGAAGTGGGCAGCACCAACATGATCGTGCAGGGCCGCAGCGGCGCGTGCAGTGTCATCGACGTCGTGGTCGGCATGGACACGGCCGGCCTGCAGGCTGCCCTGGCCGCCCTGCTGCCGGAAGAGAAGAATATCCGCGTCAGTGCCGCCGCCGATGCGCTGGTGTTGTCCGGCACGGTGGAGAACAGTGCCACGCTGACCCAGGTGCTGGAGCTGGCGCAGGCGTTCGTGCGCGCACCCGCGAAGGCGCTGACCGGCGCCGACAACGCGCAAGCGGCGGGCGCCAGCAGTGGCACGCGCGTCGTCAACCTGCTGGGCATCAGCGCGCCACAGCAGGTCATGCTGGAAGTGAAGATCGCCGAGGTGTCGAAGACGCTGCTCGACAAGCTCGAGGGTGCCGCCGCCTTCCGTCCGTTGGGCGGTGAGTGGGCCGGTGGGGTGGCGGCCAATTTCCTGAGCGCGACCGCGCGCGGCAGCTTCGCCCTGGCCAAAGCGCTGGACAAATATGTCCGCCTCGATGCCGAGAACCAGAATGGCCTGGTGCGCATCCTGGCCGAGCCGACCGTCATGGCCGTCAGCGGCCAGGAAGGCAGCTTCCTGGCCGGCGGCACGATCTTCATCCCGGTGGCGCAGGATAACAACAAGGTCACGCTGGAAGAGAAGGAATTCGGCGTCGGGCTGCGCTTCACGCCGACGGTGCTGGCCGGCGGGCGCATCAACCTGGCGGTGGCGCCGGAGGTGTCGGAGCTGGCGCAGGAAGGCGTCGGCCTCAGCACCGGCAGCGTGAGCGGCAAAGCCATCATGCCGCTGCTGACGACGCGCCGGGCCACCACCACCGTGCAACTGTACGACGGCCAGAGCTTCGCCATCGGTGGCCTGATCCGCGATAACCAGACCAGCAACATCAATGCGATGCCCATGCTGGGCGAGCTGCCGATCCTGGGGGCGCTGTTTCGCAGCACCGACTTCCAGCGAGCCCGCACCGAGCTGCTGTTTGTCGTGACAGCGCACCTGGTCAAGCCCCTGCCACCGCCGCCCCACGCGCTGCCGACCGACGCGGTGCGGCCGGCCAGTGGGGCCGAACTGCACCTGCTGGGCCGGATGGAAGCGCCGGCGCCACCCGCGCCGCCCGTCCAGTCTTCCGGCTTCCAGCTGAAATGA
- the cpaB gene encoding Flp pilus assembly protein CpaB, producing the protein MKNRRAYLMMALAIVLGLGAVAMASRLLLRQAPASGSRIVVATGDASLGQRIGPEMVKLSDWPADSVPTGALRDPLALSGRVLKSSVLRGEPLTEAKLAPAGTLGGLSALITEGKRAITVRVNDVIGVAGFALPGNFVDILVSTQAGGAQHNDEAISKIVLERILVLAVAQEVSRDDTKPRVVNAVTLEVAPDQAEKLDLARSVGSLSLVLRNQVDPQPGTTAGATKSSLLGLAKTQPVASAGAPVAQRAVPKVAHSEPPRHCIGTIDGLHSGRQCL; encoded by the coding sequence ATGAAGAACCGTCGTGCCTACCTGATGATGGCGCTCGCCATCGTCCTCGGCCTGGGGGCCGTGGCGATGGCATCGCGCCTGCTGCTGCGCCAGGCCCCGGCCTCCGGCAGCCGCATCGTCGTCGCCACCGGCGACGCCAGCCTGGGCCAGCGCATCGGTCCCGAAATGGTGAAACTGTCGGATTGGCCCGCCGACAGCGTGCCGACCGGCGCACTGCGCGATCCGCTGGCGCTGAGCGGCCGCGTGCTGAAAAGCAGCGTACTGCGCGGCGAACCGCTGACCGAAGCGAAACTGGCGCCGGCCGGCACTCTGGGCGGCCTGTCCGCGCTGATCACAGAAGGCAAGCGTGCGATCACCGTGCGGGTCAACGACGTCATCGGCGTGGCCGGCTTCGCGCTGCCCGGTAATTTCGTCGACATCCTCGTCAGCACCCAGGCCGGCGGCGCCCAGCACAACGACGAGGCCATTTCAAAGATCGTCCTGGAACGCATCCTCGTGCTGGCCGTGGCCCAGGAGGTCAGCCGGGACGATACCAAGCCGCGCGTGGTCAATGCCGTCACGCTGGAAGTGGCGCCGGACCAGGCCGAAAAGCTCGACCTGGCGCGCAGCGTGGGCAGCCTGTCGCTGGTGCTGCGCAACCAGGTCGACCCGCAACCGGGCACCACGGCCGGCGCCACCAAGAGCAGCCTGCTGGGCCTTGCCAAGACCCAGCCGGTAGCCAGCGCCGGGGCGCCGGTCGCGCAGCGCGCCGTACCCAAGGTCGCGCACAGCGAGCCGCCGCGCCACTGTATCGGCACCATCGACGGGCTGCACAGCGGCCGCCAGTGCCTGTGA
- a CDS encoding ATP-binding protein, with protein MDHSTYSSVAAELPGADDAPLLPPQPKTVRETGLDMALLVELAAKALFGSGRTQLSTLTTRLRLSINVLREVFDFLVAEQLAEVAWRGDSDLDVQYQLTSAGRQRAAAWLERSSYAGAAPVPLAAYRAMLQRQSALLAPVSADDVAAEFAGDCMPAHVHQLAGAALHAHRSLLLYGAPGSGKSTLARRLGRLLQGSVAVPYAVVVGQEIVLVHDAAVHQPPSLPARASADRRSSDTRWAQCARPTLHLGAELGADMLDLRHDPFSGCYHAPAHVKAAGGLFIVDDLGRQRLPAAELLGRFTQALDTGADQLALAGGHKFAVPFDATMVFITNQAPQAVLDPSSLRRIGYKVHVGPIGEAAYRALFRQQCHHMGLAPDEAALTYLVGELHRASGQPLLAGFPHAILARIREFAAFLGEPAAVTPASVDQAWSSMFALAPAHAGGRAA; from the coding sequence ATGGACCATTCGACCTATTCCAGTGTTGCGGCGGAACTGCCCGGCGCCGATGACGCGCCCCTGCTGCCACCGCAACCGAAAACCGTGCGCGAGACGGGGCTGGACATGGCACTGCTGGTGGAGCTGGCGGCCAAGGCCCTGTTCGGCTCCGGCCGGACGCAGCTGTCCACGCTGACGACCCGGCTGCGCCTGTCGATCAATGTGCTGCGCGAAGTCTTCGACTTCCTGGTGGCCGAGCAACTGGCCGAGGTGGCATGGCGCGGCGACTCCGACCTGGACGTGCAATACCAGCTGACGTCGGCCGGCCGCCAGCGCGCCGCCGCCTGGCTGGAGCGCAGTTCCTATGCCGGCGCGGCGCCGGTGCCCTTGGCGGCCTACCGGGCCATGCTGCAGCGCCAGTCTGCCCTGTTGGCGCCCGTCAGTGCCGACGACGTGGCCGCGGAATTCGCCGGCGATTGCATGCCGGCCCACGTGCACCAGCTGGCGGGCGCCGCGCTGCACGCGCACCGCTCGCTGCTGTTGTACGGCGCCCCCGGCAGCGGCAAGAGCACACTGGCGCGGCGCCTGGGCCGCCTGCTGCAGGGCAGCGTGGCCGTGCCGTACGCAGTGGTGGTAGGGCAGGAGATCGTGCTGGTGCACGACGCTGCCGTGCACCAGCCGCCGAGCTTGCCGGCCCGCGCCAGCGCCGACCGCCGCAGCAGCGATACCCGCTGGGCCCAGTGCGCCCGGCCCACGCTGCACCTGGGGGCCGAGCTGGGCGCCGACATGCTCGACCTGCGCCACGACCCGTTCAGCGGCTGCTATCACGCGCCGGCGCACGTCAAGGCGGCCGGCGGCCTGTTCATCGTCGACGACCTGGGTCGCCAGCGCCTGCCGGCCGCCGAGCTGCTGGGGCGCTTCACGCAGGCACTCGACACGGGGGCCGACCAGCTGGCGCTGGCCGGCGGCCACAAGTTCGCCGTGCCGTTCGATGCCACCATGGTCTTCATCACCAACCAGGCGCCGCAGGCCGTGCTCGATCCCTCGTCGCTGCGCCGCATCGGCTACAAGGTGCACGTGGGGCCGATCGGCGAAGCGGCCTATCGCGCGCTGTTCCGCCAGCAGTGCCACCACATGGGCCTGGCGCCTGACGAGGCGGCGCTGACGTACCTGGTCGGCGAACTGCATCGCGCCAGCGGCCAGCCGCTGCTGGCCGGCTTCCCGCACGCGATCCTGGCGCGTATCCGCGAGTTCGCCGCCTTCCTGGGTGAGCCGGCGGCCGTCACGCCGGCCAGCGTCGACCAGGCCTGGTCCAGCATGTTCGCCCTGGCCCCGGCGCACGCCGGCGGGAGGGCGGCATGA
- a CDS encoding prepilin peptidase — MNPALQILLLWLVMQAAVTDLAIRRIPNVLVLSGLALAAALHWYAGAGSALLSTWLAGCATGFFLFIPLYALRGMAAGDVKLMAMVGAFAGPLLALQIVLLTCLIGGVLGLLIVLHSGRWRILGRNLAAILAPLIQALSGVPQQHVPLPRVASAGGIPYGVAIALGTLCALGRMNY, encoded by the coding sequence ATGAATCCGGCACTTCAGATACTCCTGCTGTGGCTGGTCATGCAGGCTGCCGTCACCGACCTGGCCATTCGCCGCATCCCCAACGTGCTCGTGCTGTCCGGCCTGGCATTGGCCGCCGCGCTCCATTGGTACGCAGGTGCCGGCAGCGCTTTGCTGTCGACGTGGCTGGCCGGCTGCGCCACCGGCTTCTTCCTGTTCATTCCTCTGTACGCGCTGCGCGGCATGGCCGCCGGCGACGTCAAGCTGATGGCGATGGTGGGTGCGTTCGCCGGCCCACTGCTCGCCCTGCAGATTGTCCTGCTGACCTGCCTGATCGGCGGCGTGCTGGGCTTGCTGATCGTACTGCACAGCGGGCGCTGGCGCATCCTGGGGCGCAACCTGGCGGCCATCCTGGCACCGCTGATCCAGGCCCTGAGCGGCGTGCCGCAACAGCACGTGCCGCTGCCGCGCGTGGCCAGCGCCGGTGGCATTCCCTATGGCGTGGCCATCGCGCTGGGCACGCTGTGCGCGCTGGGGCGCATGAACTACTAG
- a CDS encoding Flp family type IVb pilin: MKALIVAARDFARDEEGITAIEYGLIAAVIAGVIGVAFTGVGTAIKNTFTSIATQLAAGAGTGTGSGS; encoded by the coding sequence ATGAAAGCATTAATTGTCGCAGCCCGGGACTTCGCCCGGGATGAAGAAGGCATTACCGCGATCGAGTATGGCCTGATCGCCGCTGTGATTGCCGGCGTCATCGGCGTGGCCTTTACCGGCGTCGGCACGGCGATCAAGAACACGTTCACCAGCATCGCCACCCAGTTGGCCGCAGGTGCCGGCACCGGTACGGGTAGCGGTAGCTGA
- a CDS encoding GGDEF domain-containing protein, with protein MDSLLKHMVDMTGHRDHTMLDISVISAVQELAGASQARVLTLATVRDQIFVRARAVVVAGQPARMEDHPDPASPGDPIASYPALANCIARHESSADQMDADGRHTLWLPIWLGDKADTCLEIVNPTPYTSDTIHVIGGIVSVYRNFQNLLDYSERDSLTGLLNRKTFDDQLAKMLQASSAEQDSLSLPPGEPERRQHCEEEQQWLAVVDVDHFKHVNDKFGHLYGDEVLILIANLLQSSFRAQDRVFRFGGEEFVVLLRSTTLDNAKKIIDRFRMNVEQHDFPQVGKVTVSVGFVKISAFEAPVIILGRADQALYYAKSHGRNMACHYDELVSGGLLQRVESNDTAEFF; from the coding sequence ATGGATTCCCTACTGAAACACATGGTGGACATGACCGGCCACCGCGATCACACGATGCTGGACATCTCGGTGATCTCGGCGGTGCAGGAGCTCGCCGGCGCCAGCCAGGCGCGCGTGCTGACCTTGGCCACCGTGCGGGACCAGATCTTCGTGCGTGCCCGTGCCGTCGTCGTCGCCGGCCAGCCGGCACGCATGGAAGACCATCCCGATCCGGCCAGTCCGGGCGACCCGATCGCCTCCTATCCGGCGCTGGCCAACTGCATCGCGCGGCATGAATCGAGCGCCGACCAGATGGACGCCGACGGCCGCCACACGCTGTGGCTGCCGATCTGGCTGGGCGACAAGGCCGATACCTGCCTGGAGATCGTCAATCCGACGCCGTACACGAGCGATACGATCCACGTCATCGGCGGCATCGTCAGCGTCTACCGCAACTTCCAGAACCTGCTCGACTACAGCGAACGCGATTCGCTGACCGGCCTGTTGAATCGCAAGACCTTCGACGACCAGCTGGCCAAGATGCTGCAGGCCAGCAGCGCCGAACAGGATTCGCTGTCGCTGCCGCCGGGCGAACCGGAACGGCGCCAGCACTGCGAAGAGGAACAGCAATGGCTCGCGGTGGTGGACGTCGACCACTTCAAGCACGTCAACGACAAGTTCGGCCACCTGTACGGCGACGAAGTGCTGATCCTGATCGCCAACCTGCTGCAGTCGTCGTTCCGCGCCCAGGACCGCGTGTTCCGCTTCGGCGGCGAGGAATTCGTCGTGCTGCTGCGCTCGACCACCCTGGACAACGCCAAGAAGATCATCGATCGCTTCCGCATGAACGTGGAGCAGCACGACTTCCCGCAGGTGGGCAAGGTCACGGTCAGCGTGGGCTTCGTCAAGATCAGCGCCTTCGAGGCGCCCGTCATCATCCTGGGCCGCGCCGACCAGGCGCTGTACTACGCCAAGAGCCACGGCCGCAACATGGCCTGCCACTACGATGAACTCGTCAGCGGCGGCCTGCTGCAGCGGGTGGAATCGAACGACACCGCCGAATTCTTCTAA
- a CDS encoding HD-GYP domain-containing protein, whose product MNRRTRMLKKVDASQLKVGMYIHDLSCDWIDHPFVRSRFAITSEAEIRKIHNAGIRQVVIDAARGLDVQDAPTLQEAQAAIEEEVVGIAQAPVRPLRVALGEELQRAARIRQQAAGLVRNVMADARLGKAIEIGTVQPVVQSITESILRNPGALTGLLRIKTKDDYTFLHSVSVCALLVAFCHSREMDEGLTREAGLGGLLHDTGKALVPDEILNKPGRLTDAEFDIIRRHPEDGYKILLQTPEVGQIALDITRHHHERRDGTGYPDKLAGDDISELAQMAAIVDVYDAITADRCYHRGIPAAAALRKIYEWSKFHFNPQLVQQFMRCVGIYPVGTLVRLESGRLGVVVEPHETNLLAPKVNVFFNTKTNVYIKPEMIDLARGLGFGGAEKIVGHEDPAQWKVDPMRFLVV is encoded by the coding sequence ATGAACCGCAGGACCCGTATGTTAAAGAAAGTCGACGCCTCCCAGCTGAAGGTTGGCATGTATATCCACGATCTCAGTTGCGACTGGATCGATCACCCGTTCGTGCGCAGCCGCTTCGCGATCACCTCGGAAGCGGAAATCCGCAAGATCCACAACGCCGGCATCCGCCAGGTGGTGATCGATGCCGCCCGTGGCCTGGACGTGCAGGATGCGCCGACCCTGCAGGAGGCGCAGGCCGCCATCGAGGAGGAGGTCGTCGGCATCGCGCAGGCGCCGGTGCGGCCGCTGCGGGTGGCGCTGGGCGAGGAGCTGCAGCGCGCGGCCCGCATCCGCCAGCAGGCCGCGGGCTTGGTACGCAACGTGATGGCGGACGCCCGCCTGGGCAAGGCCATCGAGATCGGCACCGTGCAGCCGGTCGTGCAAAGCATCACCGAATCGATCCTGCGCAACCCCGGCGCACTGACGGGCCTCTTGCGCATCAAGACCAAGGACGACTACACCTTCCTGCACTCGGTCAGCGTGTGCGCGCTGCTGGTGGCGTTCTGCCATTCGCGCGAGATGGACGAGGGACTGACGCGTGAGGCGGGCCTGGGCGGCCTGCTGCACGATACCGGCAAGGCACTGGTGCCGGACGAGATCCTCAACAAGCCGGGCCGCCTGACCGACGCCGAATTCGACATCATCCGCCGCCACCCGGAAGACGGCTACAAGATCCTGCTGCAGACGCCCGAAGTGGGCCAGATCGCACTGGACATCACGCGCCACCACCACGAGCGCCGCGACGGCACGGGGTACCCCGACAAGCTGGCCGGCGACGACATCAGCGAACTGGCGCAGATGGCGGCCATCGTCGACGTCTACGACGCCATCACGGCCGACCGCTGCTACCACCGCGGCATTCCCGCCGCGGCGGCGCTGCGCAAGATCTACGAATGGAGCAAGTTCCACTTCAATCCCCAGCTGGTGCAGCAATTCATGCGCTGCGTCGGCATCTACCCGGTCGGCACGCTGGTGCGGCTGGAATCGGGCCGCCTGGGCGTGGTGGTCGAGCCGCACGAGACCAACCTGCTGGCGCCGAAAGTGAACGTGTTCTTCAACACGAAGACCAATGTCTACATCAAGCCGGAGATGATCGACCTGGCCCGCGGCCTGGGTTTCGGCGGCGCCGAGAAGATCGTTGGGCACGAGGACCCGGCGCAGTGGAAGGTCGATCCCATGCGCTTCCTGGTGGTGTGA
- a CDS encoding LysR substrate-binding domain-containing protein, translated as MELRQLRYFVAIVDHGSLSRAAGVLHVAQPALTAQLRQLEQDLGAQLLHRTAQGVHSTDAGKVFYEHAQAILKQVADARTAVTQSAHPAGSVTLGLPHSISAALALPLLEAARAQYPDITLQLTEELTGNLAEQLKSGRVNLAVLFDDGQLTPFATTPLAEESLCFICRADARWFPQRSAITLQEALQATLILPGLQHGVRPRIEAVAGAAGLAPTDVIEINSIAILKSALMADMGATILPVAPVLPEIERGLMRAISIHSPAISRTVVLCASRTLPLTNAATAISRLAVEVAGQLCQGGTWPGAVLLA; from the coding sequence ATGGAATTGCGCCAACTCCGCTATTTTGTTGCAATCGTCGACCACGGATCGCTGTCGCGCGCGGCCGGCGTGCTGCACGTGGCGCAACCGGCCCTGACGGCGCAGCTGCGCCAGCTGGAGCAGGACCTGGGCGCGCAGCTGCTGCACCGCACCGCGCAGGGTGTACACAGCACGGATGCGGGCAAGGTGTTTTACGAGCACGCGCAGGCGATCCTGAAGCAGGTGGCGGACGCGCGCACGGCCGTCACCCAATCGGCCCATCCGGCCGGCAGCGTGACCCTGGGCCTGCCGCACAGCATCTCGGCGGCGCTGGCGTTGCCGCTGCTGGAGGCGGCGCGGGCGCAGTACCCGGACATCACCCTGCAGCTGACGGAGGAACTGACCGGCAACCTGGCCGAGCAGCTGAAATCGGGCCGCGTCAACCTGGCCGTGCTGTTCGACGACGGCCAGCTGACGCCGTTTGCGACGACGCCGCTGGCGGAGGAATCGCTGTGCTTCATCTGCCGCGCCGACGCGCGCTGGTTCCCGCAGCGCTCCGCGATCACCCTGCAGGAAGCCCTGCAGGCCACCCTGATCCTGCCGGGGCTGCAGCACGGCGTGCGCCCCCGCATCGAGGCCGTCGCCGGCGCGGCGGGCCTGGCGCCGACGGACGTCATCGAGATCAATTCCATCGCCATCCTGAAGTCGGCCCTGATGGCGGACATGGGCGCGACGATCCTCCCGGTCGCGCCCGTGTTGCCGGAAATCGAGCGTGGCCTGATGCGGGCGATATCCATCCACAGCCCGGCCATCTCGCGCACCGTGGTGCTGTGCGCTTCCCGTACCCTGCCCCTGACCAATGCCGCGACAGCGATCAGCCGGCTGGCGGTCGAGGTGGCGGGACAGCTGTGCCAGGGCGGCACATGGCCGGGCGCGGTGCTGTTGGCCTAG